A genomic stretch from Cetobacterium sp. NK01 includes:
- a CDS encoding zeta toxin family protein — MLKPTYTIFAGVNGAGKSSLYNNLILTTEKDFLGKRINTDEIVKEIGDWKRDTDQMKAGRIALAKIKEFFENKITFNQETTLCGNSILRTIKKAKELGYNIDLHFVSVNSSDIAKERVHQRVLKGGHGIPEESIERRFYESRENLAKISEYCDKITIYDNTDVLITKVYIKNNNILYKDSNLPIWLDEFVKKLGK, encoded by the coding sequence ATGCTAAAACCGACATATACTATCTTTGCTGGAGTTAATGGAGCTGGTAAATCCAGTTTATATAATAATCTTATTTTAACGACAGAAAAAGATTTCTTAGGTAAAAGAATCAATACTGACGAAATTGTTAAAGAGATTGGGGATTGGAAAAGAGATACAGATCAAATGAAAGCAGGAAGAATTGCCTTAGCTAAAATTAAAGAGTTTTTTGAGAATAAAATTACTTTTAACCAAGAAACAACTCTTTGTGGAAATTCAATTTTAAGAACAATAAAAAAAGCTAAAGAGTTAGGATATAATATTGATTTACATTTTGTAAGTGTTAATTCATCAGATATTGCTAAAGAGAGAGTTCATCAAAGAGTTTTGAAAGGTGGACATGGAATTCCCGAGGAATCTATAGAGAGAAGATTTTATGAATCTAGAGAAAATCTTGCAAAAATAAGTGAATATTGTGATAAAATAACTATTTATGATAATACAGATGTTTTAATCACAAAAGTTTATATAAAAAATAATAATATATTATATAAAGATTCAAATCTACCAATTTGGTTAGATGAATTTGTAAAAAAATTAGGAAAATAA
- a CDS encoding Mu transposase C-terminal domain-containing protein, translating into MLNLDEYLKNKSSTEINKNIKNGDVYILKSFISYNFIEINNTKKLPIIFLIFNASDLDIIDFHIEFSLTNSQNILAFLRESIILGLLKYNVTYLPKEILNDSSFKLSNNIKKQINDSLSLKIHDFTHENKEIERFINFLNSDIEKNLKNNITYENLYDFLSNYLKVNKNLPTFIETEDNNLLMLLFKLNIFLPRIKRKIHSYGIQIHNTIFNDITYLKRYLGEVAEIIYNPLNLDFILAFKKNYLIGKIKNDNLK; encoded by the coding sequence ATGTTAAATTTAGATGAATATTTAAAAAACAAATCTAGTACTGAAATTAATAAAAATATAAAAAATGGGGATGTGTATATTTTAAAATCCTTTATATCTTATAATTTCATTGAAATTAACAATACAAAAAAATTACCTATTATTTTTCTAATTTTCAATGCTTCTGATTTAGATATAATTGATTTTCATATTGAATTTTCACTTACTAATTCCCAAAATATATTAGCTTTTTTAAGAGAAAGTATTATTCTAGGACTTCTTAAATACAACGTAACTTATTTACCAAAAGAAATTTTAAATGACTCTAGTTTTAAACTATCTAATAATATAAAAAAACAAATTAATGATTCTTTATCTTTAAAAATTCATGATTTTACCCATGAAAATAAAGAAATTGAGAGATTTATAAATTTTTTGAATAGTGACATTGAAAAAAATTTAAAGAATAATATTACATATGAAAATCTCTATGATTTTTTGAGTAACTATTTAAAGGTTAATAAAAATTTGCCTACATTTATAGAAACTGAAGATAATAATTTATTAATGCTTCTCTTCAAATTAAATATTTTTCTCCCAAGAATAAAAAGAAAAATACATTCGTATGGTATTCAAATACATAATACTATTTTTAATGATATAACTTATTTAAAAAGATATTTAGGAGAAGTTGCTGAAATTATATATAATCCTTTAAATTTAGATTTTATCTTAGCTTTTAAGAAAAATTATCTAATTGGAAAAATTAAAAATGATAATCTAAAATAA
- a CDS encoding helix-turn-helix domain-containing protein — translation MKSNNNINKLKIIKMFLENKKTLKEISYEENIPYSTLKRWIKKFRDDGTEALNLKERSDKNSFRKVDNTLLVTIRNFYLENKNNSLQTIYNDLKNNFNSNISFNTFYTNVKFR, via the coding sequence ATGAAAAGTAACAATAATATCAATAAACTTAAAATTATTAAAATGTTTTTAGAAAATAAAAAAACTTTAAAAGAAATATCATATGAAGAGAATATTCCATATAGTACTTTAAAAAGATGGATAAAAAAATTTAGAGATGATGGAACAGAAGCGCTAAATTTAAAAGAACGAAGTGATAAAAATTCCTTCCGAAAAGTCGACAATACTTTACTTGTAACTATTAGGAATTTTTACTTAGAAAATAAAAATAATTCTTTACAAACAATTTATAATGACCTAAAAAATAATTTTAACTCTAATATAAGCTTTAATACATTTTATACAAATGTTAAATTTAGATGA
- a CDS encoding DUF4268 domain-containing protein, protein MNLKDLQQKYWSAFIKVALIKRKLSSDQYRLIKTAGIDVAICKDYHLYISIDSRKKTLTVKVYIDSNKEYYKLFESKKLEIEGQIGSKLEWRNLEDNKSSMIMKSVEFDIYNEESWGASIDYLLAEIPKYIDVFKNMSIASKEICES, encoded by the coding sequence ATGAACTTAAAAGATTTACAACAAAAATATTGGAGTGCTTTTATAAAAGTAGCTTTAATAAAAAGAAAATTATCTTCAGATCAATATAGATTAATTAAAACAGCAGGTATAGATGTTGCTATTTGTAAAGATTATCACTTATATATTTCTATAGATAGTAGAAAGAAAACTTTAACTGTAAAGGTTTATATTGATAGTAATAAAGAGTATTATAAACTTTTTGAAAGTAAAAAATTAGAAATAGAAGGTCAAATTGGCTCTAAATTAGAATGGAGAAATTTAGAAGACAACAAATCAAGTATGATTATGAAAAGTGTGGAATTTGATATATATAATGAAGAATCATGGGGAGCTTCAATAGATTACTTGTTAGCAGAAATTCCTAAGTATATAGATGTTTTTAAAAATATGAGTATAGCATCTAAAGAAATATGTGAGTCCTAG